Proteins from a genomic interval of Candidatus Babela massiliensis:
- a CDS encoding ankyrin repeat domain-containing protein, whose product MKYKILLILMLKIFDLRSMSYDYIKDAKEYNEKNLLINLTQELKNKILDYIIYDLYKESLDNEPLIIFEQFDILFKNVLLISKHFIIFKDFLKSEIDTILSSEFFKTKLNENLKKLFQYADIKYDKAKLIKLINLGCNPDIIVEYNDTKEPLLFIAVRFSEFKYLIKLLLKKGANIDIQDSYGNTPLIVAAWLGYEDIISILIDHNASVNTKSCDGSTALIYASWTGNKKIVELLLSKYRESINIQNFSGDTALIKAAEEGYSEIVELLLNYGADTYLENKRGDKAQDVALYDIADIIERYK is encoded by the coding sequence GTGAAATATAAAATATTATTGATATTAATGCTAAAGATTTTTGATCTTAGATCTATGTCTTATGACTATATCAAAGATGCTAAAGAGTATAATGAGAAGAATTTGTTAATTAATTTGACTCAAGAATTGAAAAATAAAATATTAGATTATATTATATATGATCTTTATAAAGAATCTTTAGATAATGAACCTTTAATAATTTTTGAGCAATTTGATATACTCTTTAAAAATGTTCTTTTAATTAGTAAGCATTTTATAATTTTTAAAGATTTTCTAAAATCAGAAATTGATACTATTTTAAGTAGTGAATTTTTTAAGACTAAATTAAACGAAAATTTAAAAAAATTATTTCAATATGCTGATATTAAATATGATAAAGCAAAGCTTATTAAACTTATCAATTTAGGATGTAATCCCGATATTATTGTTGAATATAATGATACAAAAGAACCTCTATTATTTATTGCTGTACGATTTTCCGAATTTAAATATCTGATAAAATTATTATTAAAAAAAGGAGCTAATATTGATATTCAAGATAGCTATGGAAATACTCCTTTAATAGTTGCTGCATGGCTAGGATATGAAGATATTATTTCTATTCTTATTGACCATAATGCTAGTGTTAATACTAAATCATGTGATGGCTCTACGGCTTTGATATATGCATCATGGACAGGTAATAAGAAAATAGTAGAGTTGCTATTGAGTAAGTATAGAGAGTCTATAAATATTCAAAATTTTTCGGGGGATACCGCTCTTATCAAAGCAGCTGAAGAGGGATATTCAGAGATTGTTGAACTTTTACTTAATTATGGTGCTGATACTTATCTTGAAAACAAAAGAGGAGATAAAGCGCAAGATGTAGCTTTATATGATATAGCAGATATAATAGAGAGATATAAATAA
- a CDS encoding ankyrin repeat domain-containing protein, which translates to MRFIYILYVLIIFNIFFINFIYSMESLDTVNTGINFEHKKDEFIKILMLNIIKFLNKNQNIFQSYDNIIKYLTKVCLIDDDFRRISKSKDVNRVIRQYLAPDKIDLNQEDLNRNLKSILNKYDLMKYDNKEEFSEINLAKLVISGANVNVKSDQGTNILILSSEKNYENLLNLLLKYTAVDINAIDVFGFTALSQAYEYGYDNIVKVIMKDPKLDIKKAFLNAAKHDQSLLEFLLESTNFDINAKDQDGNTALMLAVMYSNTNSVNVLLNYYNKKLEDINVKNNNGDTVLMIAIRYNNIDIIKRILEESTIDINVKNNENISPLILAIRLGNEELSGELLKDKRTDVNIKDDYGNTPLILASDQGEKNIVKVLINNPDTDIDIANDEGYTALYYARRNGHKVIVKWLEDKIKI; encoded by the coding sequence ATGAGATTTATATATATTTTATATGTTTTAATAATATTTAATATATTTTTTATAAACTTTATTTATTCAATGGAATCATTAGATACGGTAAATACTGGGATTAATTTTGAACATAAAAAAGATGAATTTATTAAAATACTAATGTTAAATATAATAAAATTTTTGAATAAAAATCAAAATATTTTCCAGTCTTATGATAATATTATAAAATATTTGACTAAAGTGTGTTTAATTGATGACGATTTTAGGCGTATATCTAAGTCAAAAGATGTTAATAGAGTTATTCGTCAATATTTGGCTCCTGATAAAATCGATCTAAATCAAGAAGATCTAAATCGTAATCTTAAGAGTATACTCAATAAGTATGATCTAATGAAATATGATAATAAAGAAGAATTTAGTGAAATAAATTTAGCAAAACTTGTTATATCAGGAGCTAATGTTAATGTTAAAAGTGATCAAGGAACGAATATCTTAATTTTATCTTCTGAAAAAAATTATGAAAATTTATTAAATTTGCTTTTAAAATATACAGCAGTAGATATTAATGCTATAGATGTTTTTGGTTTTACTGCCTTATCTCAAGCTTATGAATATGGTTATGACAATATAGTAAAAGTTATTATGAAAGATCCAAAATTAGATATAAAAAAGGCTTTTCTAAATGCAGCAAAACATGATCAGAGTTTACTTGAATTTTTGCTTGAATCTACTAATTTTGATATTAATGCTAAAGATCAAGATGGAAATACAGCTTTAATGTTAGCAGTAATGTATAGCAATACAAATTCAGTTAATGTTCTTCTAAACTATTATAATAAGAAATTAGAAGATATTAATGTTAAGAATAATAACGGAGACACAGTTTTAATGATAGCTATAAGATATAATAATATAGATATTATTAAACGTATATTAGAAGAATCTACCATTGATATTAACGTAAAAAATAACGAAAATATATCACCATTAATTCTTGCTATTAGACTAGGTAATGAAGAATTATCAGGAGAGCTTCTCAAAGATAAAAGAACCGATGTTAATATCAAAGATGATTATGGAAATACTCCTTTGATTTTAGCTTCAGATCAAGGTGAAAAAAATATTGTTAAAGTGCTTATTAATAATCCTGATACTGATATTGATATTGCTAATGATGAAGGATATACAGCACTTTACTATGCACGAAGAAATGGCCATAAAGTTATAGTTAAATGGCTTGAGGATAAAATAAAAATCTAA
- a CDS encoding ankyrin repeat domain-containing protein, producing the protein MKQFTIFIVILFFSLNNILSMENLQETKDMEYTFLSLPSELKLHIFYKVIELILKNEEDIFHAFDNLSHFLKTFNLLNKEMRNLFCGNIVPIKEFVRRYYSSSNGYISLNNINLKLKEILETPELTCSMISDYNLLTQHRNDILKKITCLIIFGADINIINKNGKDSLIYVSSIIDKKDNKEFIKILLDYCLDITRKDNAGYTALMYAVYNKNIELIRVLLKKLIDNASVINSINSLGETALMIAIGEDCDESIIKLLLDSSPMLDIQQEQEGYTALMKAIFRDNKKVVKLLIDAKCNLNVQSKDGRTALMWAIYENSEDIVSFILDKNVDVNVQDEDGRTALTYAIRSNNEGIIRLILSKKPSFDVLDKEGKTILMHSVDYSNYAVVKLIVELDSKSINVQDKYGNTALILALKGNKIDIANLLISQGANIDISNYFGERARMLALEHNYYFNHNGKLEESVSCYMF; encoded by the coding sequence ATGAAGCAATTTACTATTTTTATTGTAATTTTATTTTTTAGTTTAAATAATATTTTATCTATGGAAAACTTACAAGAAACAAAAGATATGGAGTATACTTTTTTATCTTTACCTTCAGAACTTAAACTTCATATTTTTTATAAAGTTATTGAGCTAATTTTAAAGAATGAAGAAGATATCTTTCATGCGTTTGATAATTTATCTCATTTTCTTAAAACTTTTAATTTACTTAATAAAGAAATGAGAAATTTATTTTGTGGCAATATTGTGCCAATCAAAGAATTTGTCAGAAGATATTATTCCTCTTCTAACGGTTATATTTCTTTAAATAATATAAATTTAAAATTAAAAGAAATTTTAGAAACTCCTGAGCTGACTTGTTCTATGATAAGTGACTATAATTTATTAACACAGCATAGAAATGATATTTTAAAAAAAATAACATGTCTTATTATCTTTGGTGCCGATATTAATATAATAAATAAGAATGGCAAAGATAGTCTAATTTATGTGTCATCTATAATAGATAAAAAAGATAATAAAGAATTTATTAAAATTTTACTTGATTATTGTTTAGATATTACTAGAAAAGATAATGCTGGTTATACGGCATTGATGTATGCTGTATATAATAAAAATATAGAATTAATTAGAGTTCTTCTTAAAAAATTAATAGATAATGCTTCTGTTATCAATTCAATAAACAGTTTAGGAGAAACAGCATTAATGATTGCTATTGGTGAGGATTGTGATGAAAGTATTATTAAACTTTTATTGGATAGTAGCCCTATGTTAGATATACAACAAGAACAAGAGGGATATACAGCTTTAATGAAAGCTATATTCAGAGACAATAAAAAGGTAGTCAAATTATTGATTGATGCTAAATGTAATCTTAATGTGCAATCTAAAGACGGTAGAACCGCTTTGATGTGGGCTATATATGAAAATAGTGAAGATATAGTGAGTTTTATTCTTGATAAAAATGTTGATGTTAATGTTCAAGATGAAGATGGGCGTACTGCTTTGACGTATGCTATTAGAAGTAATAATGAAGGTATAATAAGACTAATTCTTAGTAAAAAACCTAGCTTTGACGTTCTTGATAAAGAAGGTAAAACTATTTTGATGCATTCGGTTGATTATAGTAATTATGCTGTAGTTAAGCTTATTGTTGAACTAGATAGTAAAAGCATTAATGTTCAAGATAAGTATGGAAATACCGCTTTGATATTAGCTCTTAAAGGTAATAAAATTGATATAGCTAATTTACTTATTTCTCAAGGAGCCAATATTGATATATCAAATTACTTTGGTGAAAGGGCGCGAATGCTTGCTCTTGAACATAATTATTACTTCAATCATAATGGGAAATTAGAGGAATCTGTTTCATGTTATATGTTTTAA
- a CDS encoding ankyrin repeat domain-containing protein produces MQNYSDDSESIFSCLPDELKIYIFELVVEKIIRENEDVFVLFDNLSNFLKNIYLVNQYFKRFKNDLIRLNKRLITILCQDRYNSEYLDNKLKEILDASETSLYNLNIERKIIGLILFGANVNFKSNNGSTALIWVTKFSSQDTIKIILDYNPDINAQDVYGNTALIYSIRERKDKSIVENILYCNPNVDIQSYFGHKWNALMWAVASNKIDIIKLLLDKGADINLKDNQGYTARDIAYKRGHKSIVNLIDSYRNVSSKKKKFICLFFDYK; encoded by the coding sequence ATGCAAAATTATAGTGATGATAGTGAATCTATATTTTCTTGTTTGCCTGATGAGCTTAAAATTTATATCTTTGAATTGGTGGTTGAGAAAATTATAAGAGAAAATGAGGATGTTTTTGTTTTATTTGATAATTTATCTAATTTTTTAAAAAATATTTATTTAGTAAATCAATATTTTAAAAGATTCAAAAATGATCTCATAAGATTAAATAAAAGATTAATTACTATATTATGCCAAGATAGATATAACTCAGAATATTTAGACAATAAATTAAAAGAAATTTTAGATGCAAGTGAAACTTCACTATACAACCTAAATATTGAAAGAAAAATAATAGGATTAATACTTTTTGGTGCTAATGTAAATTTTAAAAGTAATAATGGTAGTACTGCTTTAATATGGGTAACTAAATTTTCTTCTCAAGATACTATTAAAATTATTCTTGATTATAATCCCGATATTAATGCTCAAGATGTTTATGGAAATACTGCTTTAATTTATTCAATTCGTGAACGAAAGGATAAAAGTATAGTAGAAAATATTCTTTATTGTAATCCTAACGTTGATATTCAATCTTATTTTGGGCATAAATGGAACGCATTAATGTGGGCTGTTGCAAGTAATAAAATCGATATAATAAAGCTTTTGCTTGATAAAGGAGCTGATATAAATTTAAAAGATAATCAAGGATATACTGCTCGAGATATTGCTTATAAGCGAGGTCATAAAAGTATAGTGAATTTAATTGATAGTTATCGTAATGTTTCATCAAAAAAGAAAAAATTTATATGTTTATTCTTTGATTATAAATAA
- a CDS encoding YqaA family protein, translating into MKGLLNWVSNHANSPSGSYILSLLTFTEGFLPIPTSSLLAFYCLHNRNKSLFYALLVTISSFVASLIGYGIGYFFGNTEIFQYSLSYIISKETLEWIAQNYQNYQTWAILIGSLLPFPFKFLTLTAGFFKIPFIPFLILTFIGRGIRFYAIAISIYIWGDEVTHFLNKYFYYIINFIRALLYLYCFITILKY; encoded by the coding sequence ATGAAGGGACTCTTAAACTGGGTAAGCAATCATGCTAACTCACCTAGTGGATCCTACATATTAAGTCTTTTGACTTTTACTGAAGGCTTTCTTCCTATTCCAACTAGTAGTCTATTGGCATTTTATTGCTTACATAATCGAAATAAATCTCTTTTTTATGCTTTATTAGTTACTATATCTTCATTTGTAGCCTCTTTAATCGGTTATGGAATAGGATATTTTTTTGGAAATACTGAAATATTCCAATACTCACTTAGCTATATAATCTCAAAAGAAACATTAGAGTGGATAGCTCAAAATTATCAAAACTACCAAACTTGGGCCATATTAATAGGATCCTTACTACCTTTTCCATTTAAGTTTCTTACACTAACTGCAGGATTCTTTAAAATTCCTTTTATACCATTTTTAATTCTTACATTTATAGGACGAGGAATCAGATTTTATGCAATTGCTATAAGTATTTATATATGGGGAGATGAAGTAACTCATTTCTTAAACAAATACTTTTATTATATTATTAATTTTATTAGAGCTCTATTATATTTATATTGCTTTATAACAATATTAAAATATTAA
- the dnaK gene encoding molecular chaperone DnaK — MAKIIGIDLGTTNSVVAVMEGGSPKVIPNQEGRNTTPSVIAFTKDGKRLVGDLAKRQAVTNPENTIYSVKRFIGQKYSSISQEAKQVPYTVKKGADDSLVILAQGKEHTPQEISAAVLMKLKQAAEDYLGHKVTDAVITVPAYFNDAQRQATKDAGKIAGLEVKRIINEPTAAALAYGLDKKNKGTIAVFDFGGGTFDISILEINDGVIEVKSTNGDTSLGGDDVDQKIINYIAQEFKQEQNIDLKADKMALQRLKEAAEKAKIELSSMHETEINLPYITADVSGPKHLVMKLTRAKLEALCSDIFDRLLVPCKKAMQDAEINKNQIDEVLLVGGSTRIPKVQQLVKDFFGKEPNKSVNPDEVVALGAAVQGAVLAGEVTDVLLLDVTPLSLGIETLGGIATKIIERNTTIPTRKSQVFSTAEDNQTAVDIRVVQGEREFAKDNKLLGQFRLEGIPAAPRGVPQVEVTFDIDANGIVHVSAKDKATNKEQTITITNTGGLSKEDVERMVREAQEHESEDRKTKELIEKRNRLDSLINDIEKTLKENKDKLTEEDVKSTQDAIEKAKNALQEHQNDETELQKATEELLQSSHKVAEILYKSAQQNQPETSQDDQEPIEPEIK; from the coding sequence ATGGCAAAAATAATAGGTATAGATTTAGGAACAACAAATTCGGTTGTTGCAGTCATGGAAGGTGGCAGCCCAAAAGTTATTCCTAATCAAGAAGGAAGAAATACAACTCCATCAGTTATTGCTTTTACAAAAGATGGCAAAAGATTAGTAGGCGATTTGGCAAAAAGACAAGCAGTTACTAATCCAGAAAACACAATATATTCTGTAAAACGCTTTATAGGCCAAAAATATAGCTCTATATCTCAAGAGGCTAAACAGGTACCTTACACCGTAAAAAAAGGTGCAGATGATTCTTTAGTAATATTAGCTCAAGGAAAAGAACATACCCCTCAAGAAATATCAGCAGCTGTATTGATGAAATTAAAACAAGCGGCTGAAGATTATCTTGGACATAAAGTAACAGATGCTGTTATTACTGTTCCTGCTTATTTTAATGACGCTCAAAGGCAAGCAACTAAAGATGCTGGTAAAATAGCAGGACTTGAAGTAAAAAGAATTATCAACGAACCTACAGCAGCAGCTTTAGCATATGGACTTGATAAAAAAAACAAAGGAACTATAGCTGTTTTTGACTTCGGCGGTGGAACTTTTGATATTTCGATTTTAGAAATTAATGACGGAGTAATAGAAGTAAAATCAACAAATGGTGACACTTCTCTTGGTGGCGATGATGTTGATCAAAAAATCATTAACTATATAGCTCAAGAATTTAAGCAAGAGCAAAATATAGACTTAAAAGCTGATAAGATGGCTTTACAACGTCTAAAAGAAGCTGCAGAAAAAGCAAAAATTGAACTTTCAAGTATGCATGAAACAGAAATTAACTTGCCTTACATTACAGCAGACGTTTCAGGACCTAAGCATCTTGTTATGAAATTAACAAGAGCAAAATTAGAAGCACTTTGTAGCGATATATTTGACAGACTTTTAGTACCTTGCAAAAAAGCTATGCAAGATGCTGAGATTAATAAAAATCAAATAGATGAGGTGCTATTAGTTGGTGGGTCCACTCGAATTCCTAAAGTTCAACAGTTAGTTAAAGATTTCTTTGGCAAAGAGCCTAATAAATCAGTAAATCCTGATGAGGTTGTAGCATTAGGTGCTGCTGTTCAAGGTGCGGTTTTAGCAGGTGAAGTTACCGATGTACTCTTGCTTGATGTTACACCTTTATCACTTGGAATCGAAACTTTAGGCGGGATAGCAACTAAGATAATTGAAAGAAACACCACTATACCTACAAGAAAATCTCAAGTATTTAGTACTGCTGAAGACAATCAAACAGCAGTAGATATTCGTGTAGTTCAAGGTGAAAGAGAATTTGCAAAAGACAATAAACTTCTTGGTCAATTTAGATTAGAAGGCATTCCAGCAGCTCCTCGTGGAGTTCCTCAAGTAGAAGTTACTTTTGATATAGATGCAAATGGTATAGTTCATGTATCTGCAAAAGATAAGGCTACTAATAAAGAGCAAACAATAACTATTACTAACACTGGCGGTTTAAGCAAAGAAGACGTTGAACGAATGGTAAGAGAAGCTCAAGAGCATGAATCTGAAGATCGTAAAACAAAAGAATTGATTGAAAAACGTAATCGTTTAGACAGTCTTATTAATGACATTGAAAAGACATTAAAAGAGAATAAAGATAAATTAACAGAAGAAGATGTTAAATCTACTCAAGATGCAATAGAAAAAGCTAAAAATGCATTACAAGAACATCAGAATGACGAAACAGAATTGCAAAAAGCAACAGAAGAACTTCTTCAATCATCTCATAAAGTAGCAGAGATTTTGTATAAATCAGCACAACAAAATCAACCTGAAACTAGTCAAGATGATCAAGAACCAATAGAGCCAGAAATTAAGTAA
- a CDS encoding ankyrin repeat domain-containing protein — protein MKKIISILCVISLFINLNSMAFGYKETNSSMLLSLPDELQLLILKSGLKITILENNILDVFNELSLYLKNILLTCQKYRGFKQDLIKKINKLVKTYLQFFANDIVVDSQERQVDVDEMLASIIIGDYNIQDEIKAAKLIMAGANPNLFVKKERIHSHSCIMPIYDYIPILVMIVQEDKFQKLINLLLYKQANLNVRSTGGYTPLISAIIKGDYNIVEYLISHQVDINAKNELQETALMIAIRMRNLTLVNLLLKSGADIYIKDKYQRDSLYIASVYEQADILSLLNDYKKLKNKGSLSEI, from the coding sequence ATGAAAAAAATAATATCTATTTTATGTGTAATCAGCTTGTTTATAAACCTTAATTCTATGGCTTTTGGTTATAAAGAAACAAATAGCTCTATGCTTCTCTCTTTGCCAGATGAATTACAATTGTTAATACTTAAATCAGGGCTTAAAATTACTATTTTAGAAAACAATATATTAGATGTATTTAATGAGTTATCTTTATATTTAAAAAATATTTTATTAACATGCCAAAAATATAGAGGATTTAAGCAAGATCTAATCAAAAAGATCAATAAGCTAGTTAAAACTTATCTTCAATTTTTTGCCAATGATATAGTTGTTGATAGCCAAGAGCGTCAAGTTGATGTAGACGAAATGTTAGCAAGTATTATAATTGGTGATTACAATATTCAAGATGAAATCAAAGCTGCTAAGTTAATTATGGCTGGAGCAAATCCCAATTTGTTTGTAAAAAAAGAGCGTATACATTCACATAGTTGTATTATGCCAATTTATGATTATATACCTATATTGGTTATGATTGTTCAAGAAGATAAATTTCAAAAATTAATAAATTTATTATTGTATAAACAAGCTAATCTTAATGTACGTAGCACAGGAGGATATACACCATTAATATCTGCTATTATTAAAGGAGATTATAATATTGTTGAATATCTTATTTCGCATCAAGTAGATATTAATGCAAAGAATGAACTTCAAGAAACTGCTTTAATGATTGCCATTAGAATGCGCAATCTAACCCTTGTAAATCTTCTTCTTAAAAGTGGAGCTGATATTTATATTAAAGATAAATATCAAAGAGATTCTCTTTATATAGCTTCCGTTTATGAACAAGCAGATATATTAAGTTTACTTAATGATTATAAAAAACTTAAGAACAAAGGGTCTTTAAGTGAAATATAA
- a CDS encoding CarD family transcriptional regulator, with the protein MFCLNEKVVYPGHGVAKVNRLIKKCISSEEVTFYELTFLNKDVTVLVPTNNVSSIGLRGLSSLEKIKEAFSLLKTPVKKANQYEFAATNWNKRNKEYQLKLRTGNLQDLLEVYRDLRYISSYKELSFGEKNLLQQTETLLVEEISLVESVAREKTMEQLRSLCSLQQVKCNSIIEEEKVI; encoded by the coding sequence ATGTTCTGCTTAAATGAAAAAGTTGTTTATCCTGGTCATGGTGTTGCAAAAGTGAATCGCTTGATAAAAAAATGCATATCCAGTGAAGAGGTTACATTTTACGAATTAACATTCTTAAATAAGGATGTAACAGTTTTGGTTCCTACCAATAATGTTAGCTCAATAGGTTTGAGAGGGTTAAGCTCTCTAGAAAAAATAAAAGAGGCTTTTAGCTTGCTAAAAACGCCAGTTAAAAAAGCTAATCAATACGAATTTGCGGCTACTAATTGGAATAAGCGCAACAAGGAGTACCAACTTAAATTACGTACAGGCAATCTACAGGATTTATTAGAAGTCTATAGAGATTTAAGATATATCTCTTCTTATAAAGAGCTATCTTTTGGTGAAAAGAATTTGTTACAACAAACAGAGACTCTTTTAGTAGAAGAAATCTCTTTAGTAGAAAGCGTAGCACGTGAAAAGACTATGGAGCAATTAAGATCGCTATGTTCATTGCAACAAGTAAAATGTAATTCAATTATTGAAGAAGAAAAAGTAATTTAA
- a CDS encoding glycine--tRNA ligase, whose translation MQVTLEKIVALCKRRGFVYPCAEIYGGLNGVYDMGPLGTMIRQNIRKAWINSLNSTDLDILFIEGAILGPEAVWQASGHVSNFQDPMVDCLICKHRFRADEIDIEKACSSCGNKNWTDVRQFNLMFKTHVGASLDNSKENSIAYLRPETAQSIFVNFKNIMSSNRVKIPFGVAQIGKAFRNEITPKQFLFRVREFEQMEIEWFCKEEDALKFFEFWCNTRLNFYSNIGINKDKITLRKHEKEELSHYSSCTSDVEYQFPFGSKELEGIAYRGNFDLNQHMKFSHKDLSVFDEATKTSYVPHVVECSVGTDRLFLTLLFDAYNEEIVNENDTRVVLKLHPSIAPYKAAFMPLSKQLSEQTKKIYKDIKTKYTCEFDESGSIGKRYRRQDEIGTPLCFTYDFESLNDNCITVRNRDTMKQERISIDSIENYIKDNLKI comes from the coding sequence ATGCAAGTTACACTAGAAAAAATCGTTGCATTATGTAAAAGAAGAGGATTTGTATATCCTTGTGCAGAAATTTATGGCGGTCTTAATGGTGTTTACGATATGGGACCATTAGGCACAATGATCCGACAAAATATCAGAAAAGCTTGGATTAACTCATTAAATTCAACTGACTTAGATATTTTATTTATAGAAGGAGCTATCCTTGGACCTGAAGCTGTTTGGCAAGCGTCCGGGCATGTATCGAATTTTCAAGATCCAATGGTAGATTGCCTAATATGTAAACATAGATTTAGAGCTGATGAGATAGATATCGAAAAAGCCTGTTCAAGTTGTGGTAATAAAAACTGGACAGATGTTAGACAATTTAATTTAATGTTTAAAACTCACGTTGGAGCTTCCTTAGATAATTCTAAAGAAAATTCTATCGCTTACTTAAGACCGGAAACAGCACAATCTATATTTGTTAATTTTAAAAATATAATGTCATCAAATAGAGTAAAAATTCCATTTGGTGTTGCACAAATTGGTAAAGCATTTAGAAACGAAATTACTCCAAAACAGTTTCTATTTCGTGTTCGAGAATTTGAACAAATGGAAATTGAATGGTTTTGTAAAGAAGAAGATGCTCTTAAATTCTTTGAATTTTGGTGTAATACAAGACTCAATTTCTATTCAAATATAGGTATAAATAAAGACAAGATTACTCTAAGAAAACATGAAAAGGAAGAGCTCTCACATTACTCTAGTTGTACCTCTGATGTTGAGTACCAATTTCCCTTTGGCTCAAAAGAACTTGAAGGTATTGCCTATAGAGGAAACTTTGATTTAAATCAACATATGAAATTCTCTCATAAAGATCTATCTGTATTTGACGAAGCTACTAAAACTTCTTATGTTCCTCATGTTGTTGAATGTTCAGTAGGCACTGATCGTTTATTCTTAACTTTATTATTTGACGCATATAATGAAGAAATTGTAAATGAAAATGATACAAGAGTAGTTTTAAAGTTACATCCTTCAATTGCTCCTTATAAAGCAGCTTTTATGCCTTTAAGCAAACAGTTAAGTGAACAAACAAAGAAAATATATAAAGATATAAAAACTAAATACACTTGTGAATTTGATGAATCAGGCTCTATTGGCAAAAGATATAGAAGACAAGATGAAATTGGAACTCCTTTATGTTTTACCTATGACTTTGAAAGTTTAAATGATAATTGCATTACGGTCCGTAATAGAGATACAATGAAACAAGAACGTATATCAATAGATAGTATCGAAAATTATATTAAAGATAATTTGAAGATATAA